A window of Pectobacterium carotovorum genomic DNA:
CATGGCAAAGTCGTGCGCAGCAATCGACGTTATTATTCCCGGTTACTGCTCGAGCGAATTTCTGCATCACATAATTGGTTTCATTACCGGGGCCGCGTGATGAGCCGGTGTGCATAATCGACTCGGCACCGTGCTTCTCTTTAATGGCTTTCAGTCGGGAACTGGCGAAGCTAATCGCTTCATCCCAGGATACGGCCTCAAAGGGCGCGCCTTTCTGGCGTCGAATCAGCGGTTGTTTTAAACGCGGTGTCAGAATTTTTGTATCGTTGAGAAAATCCCAGCCGTAGTAACCTTTCAGGCACAGCTCACCTTCGTTGGTGACGCCATTCGCCCCTTCCGCACCAACCACTTTGCCGTTCTCCACCAGCAGGTTAATTTTGCAGCCTGACCCGCAATACGGGCAGACGGTAAGCACTTTCTGCATGTCTATTCTCCAAAGCCGAATCTTGGATCGTTAAGAACTGCATTCCTGTGAGGGCATTGATGCAGTGGGTTAATTTTAATAATCGCCGATAAAGAAATTTAATTTACTGATCGTGGTCATACGCAGCGTGGGATAAAGCATCTTAAGGTGTTGAGTGAGGCGATTTTTTTACATAGGAGTTTTGTTTGGAAAATAACGTGGTAGCGTATTCACCCTCTTTATCTGTTAATGCCTATACTGTTTTTGACGATATTAACTCTACATGCCACCGATTTGACTGTGGCAGTGACGCTTATCGGCCGTTTAACACTATGGTGATGGGTACCCCAGGGAAGATAACGCATTATTTTTTATTGATTTTTTATTATTTCCCACGTAGTGGGTGACAGGTCAGGGAATCCCAAAACGTCTGTTAGAGCGTGAGAAACAAGGGCGCAGTATAACGGGCGACACCGTCATGGGTAGAAAGTAAATACTTTTCCGGCAGAATTTATGGGCGGAAAATATTTGTTAACGTCACGGAGTACATTATGGAATTTCTAAGAAATATCAGCATAAAAATAATGGTTCTGATCATAGTGACTTCCCTATTAGTGATATGGGGAGTGGCATCAGGATTTAGTCTTTACTCACTTTATCAGGCTACGAATTTGCTTGATAAAAGTGAGACTCAGAGAAAAACGTATTCTTATTTGATTTATGGTGCAGATCAATATTTTCGAGCCGTAACACGTATGGAAAGAACCATGGATTACTTGCAGCGAAATGAGCCAGAAAATGCCAGGCAGACGTTGGAAATGGCTCAGAGCGCGATCAAAAATACCAAGGATTCGTTAGAGAAATTCCAGAAAGCGGAGCATGTTGGTGTTGATCAAGCAACGGTTGATGCAGTGAAAAACATTTGGAATACACTGATATCTTCCTCTATCGATCCCATGAATGCGGCGCTGCAACGCAGCGATCCCGAAGCATTCCGACAAATTTTTCGCTCAGCTTATCCTCCGATCAGTCTGACGTTTGGGGAGAATGTTAAACGCTATTCGGATGGCATCACCGCCTCTTCATTGATTCCAAGCGTGAATGAACACAACACTCAAAATCGCAATGCGCTGATTAGCGTGATGGTACTTGGCATCATGGTGTTGATTTTCACTGAATACTATTTGAGAAACTATCTGGTTATTCCGATTTCAGTGCTGAAATCCCACTTGGCACAACTCACAGCGGGTCGCTTAGGCTGTGAATTGGCTGAGTTTGGTAGGAACTGTGCGGGACGGTTGATCCCCGACATTAAGCGATTGCAGAAAAGTTTGCGTGATACGGTAACCGTCATCCGGCAGAGCACGACGGAAATTAACAATGGGACGTCGAGCATTAAGGATGGCAACGATAACCTTTCCAGCCGCACGGAACAGCAGGCCGCAGCACTACAGCAGACTGCTGCCAGTATGGAAGAAATTAGCTCCACGGTGCGGCAAACGACCGATCATGTACATCAGGTACGTAAGCTGGCGAAGGATGCGGCGGATATGGCGCAAAAAGGCGGGAATATCAGCAGCAATGTAATGACGACAATGGATGGCATCAGCGCCAGTTCTCGACAAATCTCCGATATCACCTCGGTGATTAACAGCATCGCGTTCCAGACTAATATTCTGGCGCTGAATGCGGCGGTTGAAGCGGCGCGTGCGGGAGAGCAAGGTCGAGGATTTGCCGTGGTGGCTGGTGAGGTTCGCACGTTGGCGCAGCGTAGTGCGCAGGCGGCGAAAGAGATTGAGGCACTGATTGCAGAATCGGTTTCTCGGGTAGAAACTGGCGCAGGGCAGGTTCGACAATCTGGAGAAGCGATGACGGCCATTATTGCCTCCATTTCGCATGTGAACGATTTGATTGGTGAAATTGCGGCGGCAACGGATGAACAAACACGTGGTATTACGCAGATTAGCCAGGCGGTGCACGAAATGGACAGCGTCACGCAGCAGAACGCGACGCTGGTGATGCAGTCGGCGGAAGCGGCTGCTCGTCTGGACGAACAAACCAGCGAACTGTCTGCCGTGGTGGACGTGTTCGATCTGGACTCAGATTATGATCCGACAACGACTTTTTCTCGTCCGGCTATCGCTGACCCCATCCATCATGCTGTCGGGCATAGTACCACGCCGCTGCTATCGACACAGGGTCGCAATGGTGAGGGATGGAAAAAATTCTGATCTGTAGCAGGTGATAAACTGAGCGGAAAGGCGGTTGCTGGTTTCCCTTGGTATCCAGTTGCTATCTGAACGCTAGGAGAGTCCCCCTAACATGTCGGTGAAAAGCATTAATGTCAACGTGTGTAATACATTGGATTACAGAGGGAAAATGGCATTCCCCTCTGTAAATCTGATTGCGTTAATGTAAAGAAAAGCCATTTTAAGGCTGTAGGGTCTAGTGTAAGAATGATTAATTAAAATATTGGCATATTTTTTGCATTAATATATTGGCATTTTTTTGTCGATTTTGCGTTCAAAAACCGTGTTTTTCTGTGGGTTATAAAAATAAAGTGAGATTTATGGCGTTAAATTAAGTTTGAAATTTTTTGTTACAAATAAAAATCCTTATTGCTTATGTTTTCGTGACGTAAATCAAGACAGATGGACGCGTCAAAGTGATAATAAGAATAAATATCATTTGTGCTTCATCATATGCTTATGTCTATCTGGCAAAAAACGCTTCTGTTGTTGTGTTGGCTGTTTAGTTGTTCAGTGGCAGTTGCCGCGACCGATTACGCCTCATTTATTCAAGATATCGAAACCAGGCTGAATAAAACGGCTCAGCTCTATGAGCAGCAAAAGCCGGATGATGCTCGCACTGAAGTTCAGATGGCCTATTTTGAGGTGTTTGAAAACCTCGAAGGCCCCATCCGTATCAACATTTCCGCACAAAAAAGCTATCAGCTAGAAGCGACCTTCGGTGAAATTCGTCGCATGATTGGCGAGGGCAAGCCGCAGGCCGAGGTACAGGCAAAAATATCCTGGCTGAAGGGCGAATTGGATGCTGTTCTGCCCGTGCTGTCGGAAGGGCACAAACTGGTCGCACAGGAGCAGCACGGTGCCTATGACAACACTGACATTGCGCCGTACTGGCAGCAGAGTTTCAAAATCATCGATGACCAGCTCGCGCTAGCCGTGACGGAATATCAGGCCGGCGATTACAAAAAGGCCAGCCAGAGCGTGCAGCAGGCGCACTATCAGGGCTTTAAAAACTCTGAAATGGAGATGTCGGTCAGGCAGAATCGCTCAGCGCAGCAAGCGGCTTCCATTAATCAACAATTCTCCGCGCTGATTACGCTAGCTAGCCAACCCGATCAACTGACGGATGTCGCCTATCGGGTCACCACGCTGTTGCAGGATATCGAAGATGCCTTGCCAGGGTTGCCAACAACGCGTGACAGCCAGCAGGTGACGGCGACATCTGCCGCGAACGCGGATACCGGTGCGGTGCCGGATGCGAACTGGGCGAAAGTTTCCGACGATATCAATCTGGCGATTACCGCTGCGATCGCACAATACCGTCAGGGTCAGATTAATCCTGCCATCATGGCAGTGCAGGATGCCTATTTCGATCTGTTTGAAGCGACCGGAATGGAGAACAAAATTGGTTCTCGCGATGCGGCGTTCAAATCGACGCTGGAAGGCTATTTCACCCGTCTGGTCAGCCTGATGAACGCCAAACAGCCTGCGGAGCAGCTGCAAGGGCAGGCCGACGTGTTGCAGCAGGAACTGGCGAAGGCCGTGGCCATGCTGGGCGACGGCGGCGAAACCCACTGGAGCCTGTTGATCTACAGCCTACTGATTATTGTGCGTGAAGGTCTGGAAGCCTTGCTGATTGTGGCGGCGATCGTGGCCTATCTGGTGAAAAACAATCAGCAGGACAAGCTGCCGCTGATTCGCCAGTCAGTTTACGTCGCGCTGCTGTGTAGCGTGATTACCGCCGTCATTTTCCAACTCGTGTTCACCAATTCCGGTGCCAGTCGTGAGCTGCTGGAAGGCATTACGATGCTGATCGCTGTGGTGATGCTGTTCTTCATGAGCTACTGGCTGTTATCCAAAGTGGAAGCGCGGCACTGGAAAGCCTATCTGGAAGGTAAGCTGTCCCATTCGCTAAGCAGCGGCTCCATGATCGGTCTGTGGCTCACCAGCTTTCTGGCCGTGTATCGCGAAGGCGCAGAGACGGTGTTGTTCTATTACGCACTGGTCGGTGATGCCAGCAACATGGCGGGGCACCTCTCCATTCTGGCTGGGTTTGCTATCGGCTGTGTGATCCTGCTGATCGCCTACTTCGTGATGCGCTACACCATTGTCAAACTGCCACTGAAGCCGTTCTTCATGTTTACCGGCTGCTTTATGTACCTGATGGCGTTTGTGTTCGCGGGTAAAGGCGTGTTGGAACTGATCGAAGGCAAACTGTTTGAACCAACGTTGCTGACCGGCGTGCCGGAAATCAGCGGGTTGGGGATTTATCCTTATGTGGAGACGCTGATTCCACAGGGTGTGCTGGTGGTCGCGGCGCTAATCGCCCTGTGGGTGATGCGGCGCAGGGCGTCTGCCATCTGATAAAGAAAACTTCCGGCGTTCACGAATACTGAAAGCAATAAGAGCAGAAAATAACCATAACAACCCCAATCGCTTAGCGAATTAAGCGAAGAGGGACGACTGAGATGAGGATGGGTTTGATGAATATGCAAAAAAGTCTGATTGCGGGTGCCGTTATTGCCGGTATTTTCACTGCACCTGCCGCGCTGGCGTTTAAAGAATATCCAGCGGGTGAGCCGGTTTCCATGAACGAAATGGAAATTGCCGCTGTTTATCTGCAACCTATCGACATGGAACCGCGTGGGATGGGCCTGCCTGCTGCGAAAGCGGACATCCATCTGGAAGCCGATATCCACGCCGCTGAAGGTAACAAGAATGGCTTCGGTGCCGGTGAGTGGATGCCGTTCCTGACCATCGCTTACACCCTGACCAACACTGATACCGGTGCGAAGCAGGAAGGTACCTTCATGCCGATGGTTGCCAGCGATGGCCCGCACTACGGCGCGAACATCAAAATGATGGGCGTGGGTAACTATAAAGTGACTTACCACATCGATCCGCCATCAAAAGCCGGTATGCACCGTCACACCGATGGTGAAACGGGCGTAGGCCGCTGGTGGAAACCGTTTGATGTCAGCTTTGACTTCAAATACGTCGGCTTAGAATAAGGTCTTCTGTCCGCGATGTTCTGTCGCGGCCATGTTCACGTTTCTGCGGGCACACCGTTGTTGCCCGTAGAGGCGTGATTTTCCGGCCAGCGTGCTGATGCCACCCGGCATCGCGCTCAACCGACGCGCCTGCAACTTGAAAGGTGACGGGTATATATGAATTTTTTTATCACGACCCTCCAATCCTTCCTGCCGATAGCGCTATTGCTGGGGCTGAACTGGAGCCATCGTTCCACGCCGACAGTCAAATCGCTGGGGTGGATCACGCTGCTGGCGCTGTTTTCCGGGACGTTTATTGGCGTACATTTTCCTAACGGGCAAGCGTTTCTACTGGGGTTTACGGCGCTTCAAGCGCTTGCCTTGATCCTGTTTCTGGTCTGTCAGTGTTTTTCCCACCCGCGTCTTGGCTATCTGTGGCAGGCGCTGTTGGTAGCGGGAGCGGCGGTGCATTGGGGCAACGATCCCAATCTGACCGCGCTGACAACCACCCATGTAGTGAATACCGATCTGCTGCTGAATTTCAGCGCCGTGCTGCTGGCGTTTGGCTGGCTGGTGTTCTGTGCCGCGCTGTGCGGCATGATTGTGCGCCGCATTCGTTTACTGCGCTGGCCGCTTCTGGCGCTATTGGTTGCGCTTCTGCTGTTGCCGATAAGCGGCAATCTGCTGCTGCTGTTGATGAAATTACAGGCGCTGGGGCTCACCAAGCCGCGTCTGAGCTATGTGGCGCACGTCACCAACAGCGCATATTTATTAAATTACCTCAGCGCATTGTTCATGGCGGCGTTGGCTGCCGGGCTGGTTTGGCCGCTGCGGCATGCGCGTCGCCAGATGCTGGTCACGCATGAGGCGATTGAGAAGCGTAAAGCGACAGCAGGCTATCGCACGCTGCGCCGCACGCTGCTGTCGACGGTCACCGCGATGCTGGTGGTGGCGTTGGCCCAGCTTTATTGGGACAAGGTCGCGTCGCAGCCGCCTCGTCTGTCGGAAGCACAGCCCGTGACGCTGGCGGCCGATGGCAAAGTACATATTCCGATTGAGCAAGTGCGAGATGGCAAGCTGCATCGCTTCGTGTGGATTGCCGATGACGGCAAGGCCGTGCGCTTTTTCATCATTAACCGCTATCCCGATCGCCTGCGTCTTGGCGTGGTGTTTGACGCCTGCCTGCTGTGCGGCGATCAGGGCTACGTGATGGAAGGCAATCAGGTGATTTGTGTCGCCTGCGGCGTGCATATTTTCATTCCTTCTATCGGGAAGGCGGGCGGCTGTAATCCGGTGCCGATTGAAGGCTGGAGCAACGACGATAATGAGCTGGTGATTGGGCGAGCGTCACTGGCGGCAGGCACGAATTACTTCTCGACGGTGGTGTCGATGGACGTTATCGATCCGGTTGATGGCTCCAAACTGACCAACGTGAACGCGGAACATAAATATCGCTACGGCGGTAAAACGTACTTCTTCTCGTCGGAGGCCAACTACAACCGCTTCCGCGAAAGTCCCGCGAAATTTGCCACTGCCAAAGCGGCGGCTGGCGAGCAGGCTGAGGAGGAATAATCATGCTGTGGCGACTGTTACGTCAGTCCTGGCGCAGAAATATTCGGCGTAAATCGCTGGCGGTGCTGACCGTATTTTTGGCGGCGGGGTTGATCTCTGCGCTGTTGGCGGTGTCTATCGACATCGGCGACAAAATGGCGCGTGAGCTGAAGTCCTACGGCGCGAATATTTTGATTGAACCAGCAGGGCAAGCGGCGCTACCCGCGCTGTTTGGCGAACGCAGTAATCCGCTGGAAGGGCAGGATTTCCTTGATGAGGCCGAGCTGCCTAACATCAAAGATATCTTCTGGCGCAATAACATTGTCGGCTTTGCACCGCTGCTGAGCGGTGATGTCGAGATCAAGGGGCAGCCGGTTGCCGTGCTGGGTACCTTCTTTTCTCAGCCTGTTGCGGTGCCGGATGAGGAAGACTATCGCTCGGGACAAATGACCGTTAGCCCCTACTGGCAGGTGGCGGGGCAGTGGCCGCAGGAACCGATGACGACGGAAAATATGGCGCAGACGCTGGTAGGAAAACAGCTGGCGGCGCAAACGGGCTGGAAAGTCGGGGATAAACTCGCCTTGCACGGCGCAAAAGGGGACGCAACGGTAGAGGTTAGCGGCATTCTGAGCAGCGGCGGTGATGAAGAAAGCCGTCTGGTGATGCCGCTGGCAACAGTGCAATCGCTGCTGGGACTGGCTGGTAAAATTCAGGCCATCCGTGTGTCAGCACTGACCGTGCCGGAAAATGAACTGTCGCGGCGGGCGCGGGAAAATCTGGAAGCGCTGAATGCCGAAGAGTATGACCTCTGGTACTGCACCGCGTATGTCTCTTCGATTGCGCACCAGTTGGAAGAAGCGATTTCTGGCTCGGTGGTCCGTCCTATCTGGCAGGTCGCCGCGTCGGAAGGCGTGGTGATCGACAAGATCCAATTGCTTCTGGCAGTGGTGACCTTCGCCGCGCTGGTGGCGGCAGCGATGGGGATTGCCTCGCTGATGACGAGCACCATTATGGAACGAGCCAAAGAGATCGGGCTGATGAAAGCACTGGGCGCGCGCCAGTGGCAGATCATGCTGCTGTTTTATCTCGAAGCCGCGCTGAGCGGTCTGGCCGGTGGTGTCGCGGGCTGTGTTGCAGGCTGGGGGCTGGCGAAAGCCATTGGCCTGATGCTGTTTGGCGTACCGTTGAGTTTTGCCTGGATCGTTATCCCCTGTGTGCTGGTGATCTCGATGCTGATCGCCATCATCGGAACGTGGTTCCCGGCGCGCCGGATCGCCAAACTGTATCCAGTGGAGGTGCTGTATGGGCGCTAATGGCTGGATGAACAGCATGTTCTGGCGGCTGGTGCTTCGCGCACTGCGACTGCGTATGCAGCGCGTCAGCGTCGTGTTCGCTGCGCTGATGGTCGGGGCGGCGATTGTGACGGCGATGTCCGCCGTCTATTTCGATATCAACGCCAAGATGAGCCAGGAACTACGCACCTTCGGCGCGAATTTTTACATCGGGCCAGCGCGGGGCAATACGATTCCACAAAGCACGTTTCAACTGATTATCGACAACGCACCCGCTGGGTTGATCAATGCGTCCAGCCCTTATCTGTACGGCATGGCGCGTACGGAACTGGAGAAAGTGGTGCTGATGGGCGTGTGGTTTGAATCGCTGCGGCAGCTGGCACCGTACTGGCAGGTCACGGGTAACTGGATTGGCGTCAGCTTCGATGACCGTAATGCCATGATCGGCGTGAAGCTGGCGGAGCGGTTGAACGTTAAAGTCGGCGACAGCATCACGCTGGTGGGCGACGGCGGCAAGCAGCGGTTGCAGATCAAAGGCATCGTGGAATCTGGCGATGCGACAGACAACATGCTGATCGTGAATCTGGAGCTGGCGCAAAAGTGGCTGGATAAAGAAGGTGCGATCAGTAATGCCCTGTTGAGCGTCAGTAACGATCTGGGGCAGGTCGATCGCTTTGCCGCACAGCTCCAGCAGCAGTATCCGCAGTTGGAGATCCGCCCGATCCTGAAGGTGTCGGCGTCGGAAGGTCAGGTGCTGAATAAAATCAAAGGGCTGATGGGGCTAGTATCGGCGGTGATCCTCGTGCTGTCTTCCCTGTGTGTAAACACGACGCTGATGGCAATTGTCGGTGAACGTGCCCGCGAATTTGCGCTACAGAAGGCGCTGGGCGCGAGCGGACGAGACATCATCCGGCAGATGCTGGCGGAAACCGGCATCATCGCACTGGCGGCCGTGGTGTGCGGTTCGCTGCTGGGGTATCTGCTGGCTCAGGTGCTGGGGATGGCGGTATTCAACGCGACGATCTCGCTGCGGTTACCGGTGTTCCCGCTCACGCTGGTGCTATCGTTATTGGTTGCTGCCGTTGCGGCGGTGGTTCCCACTCGGCGGGCGATCTACGTCGAACCAGCCAAAGTCTTGAAAGGAGAGTAGCTCGATGTCTGTAGAGGTGAACGCGCATGAAGGGGCTCAGGCAGCGGAGGCGGTGATTGAAACTCGCCAGCTCTATAAACGCTTTGGTCAGGTTACCGCGCTGGAGAACATCAATATCCGTATCGCGCGCGGCGAGTTTGTCGCCATCATGGGCGCGTCCGGTTCGGGTAAAACCACGCTGATGAATATTCTCACCTGTCTGGATACGGTGAGTGAAGGGCAGGTATTGCTGGACGGCGTCGATGCCGCTGGGCTGGATGAAGAAGGGCGACGCCAGTTCCGTGCCGATAAGATTGGGCTGGTATTCCAGCAGTTCCACCTGATTCCGTTTTTGACCGCGCTGGAAAACGTAATGTTGGCGCAGCACTACCATAGCGTGGTGGATGAAGCGGCGGCGCAGCGCGTGCTGGAACAGGTTGGGCTGGCGCATCGCGTCGATCACTTACCGAGCCAGCTTTCCGGCGGTGAGCAGCAGCGCGTGTGTATCGCTCGTGCGCTGGTGAATGAGCCTCCGGTGATTTTCGCCGATGAACCGACGGGGAATCTGGATGAAGAGAATGAACAGCGGGTGCTGGATCTGCTGAAAGATCTGCATCGGCAGGGGCGCACCATTGTGATGGTGACGCACAATCCTGAGTTAGGTCGGTTTGCTGACCGCATTATCCGCCTGCAACACGGCAAGTATTTTGGTGAAGAGGTGAATCATCATGAAATGGCGTAACGCGATTACCGCGCTGTGTCTGCTGGGCGCAGCGGCACTGAGCGGCTGTAAGGAAGAACAGGTTAGCGTCGGCGCGCAGGCACCGGCGCTGGCGGCCTACGATCTGTCAGGGCAGCAGGTGGATCTATCACGCTGGCAGGGGAAAAGCGTGTACCTGAATTTCTGGTCGTCGGGCTGTGGTGGCTGCATGATCGAAATGGGCGCGCTGGAGAAACTGAGTCAGGAATATGGCGATAAAGTGGTGGTGGTGGCGGTTAACACCGATCCTGACGGCGTGGATGTCACCTCAATGTTGGCGCACCATAAGGTGACCTATCCGGTGGTGCGCGATCAGTTAGGCATTACCAAAGAGCGCTATCAGGTCAGCGGTACGCCGACTTCATTTATTATCGATGCGAACGGCAAAGTGATCGATCAGCATCAGGGCGCGAGGGATGAAGCGCAACTGACCGAGCTGTTTCAGAAGCTGGCAAGCCGGACATAAAGACCGGCTTATTTCCACAGCATGTCAGGCGTGCGTTTACTCTGTTCGTGAAACAGGCATCGGGACTTCCACAATCACTGGTTCCGGTTTCACCCGCATGGCGTAGATCACCCCGACAATCAGGCAGGTGATGCCACAGAGCGTCAACAGAGGCGGCCAGGATTGCCGGATGATGAAGGCATAGGCCAGCCCCGCCAGCGTTTCAAACACAATTAACGGCCCCACCAGCACCGTCGGCAGACGCTGGCTGGCTTCATTCCAGAACAGCGTACCGATCCACGAACAAAACAGCCCAATCGCCAGCATCAGTGGGATGAAAACCTCAGGCCGTGGGCCGAACGGCTGTGTAAAGGTGCTATCCGTTAGCGCCAGATGGCCGCACACCACGATATACCCCAACAGCGCCAGCGGTAGCGTAACCAGCCCTTGCGCCGTGGCCCAGGTGGTCGGCGTATTGCCTTTGTGGTCGCGCAGCCAGCGGGCGTTGCGTAGTGGATACCAGGTCCAGCAAACCACGGCGAGGAAAGCCATCGCAATGCCGCTGGCATAACGCCATAAATCGAATGTGGCCGTGCTTCCCTTTAGCTCTGCAATATTGACGCAGACCAACCCCGCCGCAATCAGCAGCAGCGACGGCAGTAGCCGACGCCAGGCTACGCGGCCATCGTGCTTGCTATACAACACATTCGCGGTGACAGAAATCACCACGGGCAGGGTGCCGATAATCATCGTCGAGATCGGTGCGCCCGTACGCTGAATCGCGCTGGCGAGCAGGAAGTAATA
This region includes:
- a CDS encoding ABC transporter permease, with protein sequence MFWRLVLRALRLRMQRVSVVFAALMVGAAIVTAMSAVYFDINAKMSQELRTFGANFYIGPARGNTIPQSTFQLIIDNAPAGLINASSPYLYGMARTELEKVVLMGVWFESLRQLAPYWQVTGNWIGVSFDDRNAMIGVKLAERLNVKVGDSITLVGDGGKQRLQIKGIVESGDATDNMLIVNLELAQKWLDKEGAISNALLSVSNDLGQVDRFAAQLQQQYPQLEIRPILKVSASEGQVLNKIKGLMGLVSAVILVLSSLCVNTTLMAIVGERAREFALQKALGASGRDIIRQMLAETGIIALAAVVCGSLLGYLLAQVLGMAVFNATISLRLPVFPLTLVLSLLVAAVAAVVPTRRAIYVEPAKVLKGE
- a CDS encoding FTR1 family iron permease; this encodes MSIWQKTLLLLCWLFSCSVAVAATDYASFIQDIETRLNKTAQLYEQQKPDDARTEVQMAYFEVFENLEGPIRINISAQKSYQLEATFGEIRRMIGEGKPQAEVQAKISWLKGELDAVLPVLSEGHKLVAQEQHGAYDNTDIAPYWQQSFKIIDDQLALAVTEYQAGDYKKASQSVQQAHYQGFKNSEMEMSVRQNRSAQQAASINQQFSALITLASQPDQLTDVAYRVTTLLQDIEDALPGLPTTRDSQQVTATSAANADTGAVPDANWAKVSDDINLAITAAIAQYRQGQINPAIMAVQDAYFDLFEATGMENKIGSRDAAFKSTLEGYFTRLVSLMNAKQPAEQLQGQADVLQQELAKAVAMLGDGGETHWSLLIYSLLIIVREGLEALLIVAAIVAYLVKNNQQDKLPLIRQSVYVALLCSVITAVIFQLVFTNSGASRELLEGITMLIAVVMLFFMSYWLLSKVEARHWKAYLEGKLSHSLSSGSMIGLWLTSFLAVYREGAETVLFYYALVGDASNMAGHLSILAGFAIGCVILLIAYFVMRYTIVKLPLKPFFMFTGCFMYLMAFVFAGKGVLELIEGKLFEPTLLTGVPEISGLGIYPYVETLIPQGVLVVAALIALWVMRRRASAI
- a CDS encoding iron transporter, encoding MNMQKSLIAGAVIAGIFTAPAALAFKEYPAGEPVSMNEMEIAAVYLQPIDMEPRGMGLPAAKADIHLEADIHAAEGNKNGFGAGEWMPFLTIAYTLTNTDTGAKQEGTFMPMVASDGPHYGANIKMMGVGNYKVTYHIDPPSKAGMHRHTDGETGVGRWWKPFDVSFDFKYVGLE
- a CDS encoding DMT family transporter: MLIGVLFALAAGLMWGLIFVGPVLVPDYSAALQSTGRYLAFGLIALPLAWLDRRRLRQLTRNDWLEATKLTIIGNLLYYFLLASAIQRTGAPISTMIIGTLPVVISVTANVLYSKHDGRVAWRRLLPSLLLIAAGLVCVNIAELKGSTATFDLWRYASGIAMAFLAVVCWTWYPLRNARWLRDHKGNTPTTWATAQGLVTLPLALLGYIVVCGHLALTDSTFTQPFGPRPEVFIPLMLAIGLFCSWIGTLFWNEASQRLPTVLVGPLIVFETLAGLAYAFIIRQSWPPLLTLCGITCLIVGVIYAMRVKPEPVIVEVPMPVSRTE
- a CDS encoding ABC transporter ATP-binding protein, coding for MSVEVNAHEGAQAAEAVIETRQLYKRFGQVTALENINIRIARGEFVAIMGASGSGKTTLMNILTCLDTVSEGQVLLDGVDAAGLDEEGRRQFRADKIGLVFQQFHLIPFLTALENVMLAQHYHSVVDEAAAQRVLEQVGLAHRVDHLPSQLSGGEQQRVCIARALVNEPPVIFADEPTGNLDEENEQRVLDLLKDLHRQGRTIVMVTHNPELGRFADRIIRLQHGKYFGEEVNHHEMA
- a CDS encoding TlpA family protein disulfide reductase produces the protein MKWRNAITALCLLGAAALSGCKEEQVSVGAQAPALAAYDLSGQQVDLSRWQGKSVYLNFWSSGCGGCMIEMGALEKLSQEYGDKVVVVAVNTDPDGVDVTSMLAHHKVTYPVVRDQLGITKERYQVSGTPTSFIIDANGKVIDQHQGARDEAQLTELFQKLASRT
- a CDS encoding DUF2318 domain-containing protein, whose translation is MNFFITTLQSFLPIALLLGLNWSHRSTPTVKSLGWITLLALFSGTFIGVHFPNGQAFLLGFTALQALALILFLVCQCFSHPRLGYLWQALLVAGAAVHWGNDPNLTALTTTHVVNTDLLLNFSAVLLAFGWLVFCAALCGMIVRRIRLLRWPLLALLVALLLLPISGNLLLLLMKLQALGLTKPRLSYVAHVTNSAYLLNYLSALFMAALAAGLVWPLRHARRQMLVTHEAIEKRKATAGYRTLRRTLLSTVTAMLVVALAQLYWDKVASQPPRLSEAQPVTLAADGKVHIPIEQVRDGKLHRFVWIADDGKAVRFFIINRYPDRLRLGVVFDACLLCGDQGYVMEGNQVICVACGVHIFIPSIGKAGGCNPVPIEGWSNDDNELVIGRASLAAGTNYFSTVVSMDVIDPVDGSKLTNVNAEHKYRYGGKTYFFSSEANYNRFRESPAKFATAKAAAGEQAEEE
- a CDS encoding Tar ligand binding domain-containing protein — its product is MEFLRNISIKIMVLIIVTSLLVIWGVASGFSLYSLYQATNLLDKSETQRKTYSYLIYGADQYFRAVTRMERTMDYLQRNEPENARQTLEMAQSAIKNTKDSLEKFQKAEHVGVDQATVDAVKNIWNTLISSSIDPMNAALQRSDPEAFRQIFRSAYPPISLTFGENVKRYSDGITASSLIPSVNEHNTQNRNALISVMVLGIMVLIFTEYYLRNYLVIPISVLKSHLAQLTAGRLGCELAEFGRNCAGRLIPDIKRLQKSLRDTVTVIRQSTTEINNGTSSIKDGNDNLSSRTEQQAAALQQTAASMEEISSTVRQTTDHVHQVRKLAKDAADMAQKGGNISSNVMTTMDGISASSRQISDITSVINSIAFQTNILALNAAVEAARAGEQGRGFAVVAGEVRTLAQRSAQAAKEIEALIAESVSRVETGAGQVRQSGEAMTAIIASISHVNDLIGEIAAATDEQTRGITQISQAVHEMDSVTQQNATLVMQSAEAAARLDEQTSELSAVVDVFDLDSDYDPTTTFSRPAIADPIHHAVGHSTTPLLSTQGRNGEGWKKF
- a CDS encoding ABC transporter permease, yielding MLWRLLRQSWRRNIRRKSLAVLTVFLAAGLISALLAVSIDIGDKMARELKSYGANILIEPAGQAALPALFGERSNPLEGQDFLDEAELPNIKDIFWRNNIVGFAPLLSGDVEIKGQPVAVLGTFFSQPVAVPDEEDYRSGQMTVSPYWQVAGQWPQEPMTTENMAQTLVGKQLAAQTGWKVGDKLALHGAKGDATVEVSGILSSGGDEESRLVMPLATVQSLLGLAGKIQAIRVSALTVPENELSRRARENLEALNAEEYDLWYCTAYVSSIAHQLEEAISGSVVRPIWQVAASEGVVIDKIQLLLAVVTFAALVAAAMGIASLMTSTIMERAKEIGLMKALGARQWQIMLLFYLEAALSGLAGGVAGCVAGWGLAKAIGLMLFGVPLSFAWIVIPCVLVISMLIAIIGTWFPARRIAKLYPVEVLYGR